One Argiope bruennichi chromosome 5, qqArgBrue1.1, whole genome shotgun sequence DNA segment encodes these proteins:
- the LOC129968198 gene encoding uncharacterized protein LOC129968198 yields the protein MEEEKDWLLLQEFKSMDFVLRRCTKHNEYRINPVRINKAKASISRECTQMIINLMLFPVPREDEMLPVRWLDLVTLEGTQKGGGSARYCKWKYPSLNNRCAT from the exons aaagatTGGCTGCTTCTCCAAGAGTTCAAATCCATGGATTTCGTTTTGCGGAGATGTACAAAGCATAATGAATATAGAATAAATCCAGTTAGAATCAATAAAGCGAAAGCATCCATTTCAAGAGAATGTactcaaatgataataaatttgatgcTATTTCCAGTTCC Gagagaggatgagatgcttccggtacggtggttggatctcgtcaccctggagggtacacaaaaaggtgggggatcag ctAGATACTGCAAGTGGAAATACCCCTCACTAAATAACAGATGTGCAACTTGA